From one Neofelis nebulosa isolate mNeoNeb1 chromosome 4, mNeoNeb1.pri, whole genome shotgun sequence genomic stretch:
- the REPIN1 gene encoding replication initiator 1 isoform X2: MLERRCRGPLAMGPAQPRLSGPSQKLPPTLEKEPRGLRLQGTSVAQSGSQAPGRAHRCAHCRRHFPGWVALWLHARHCQARLPLPCPECGRRFRHAPFLALHCQVHAAATPDLGFACHLCRQSFRGWVALVLHLRAHSAAKRPIACPECERRFWRQKQLRAHARRCHPPAPEARPFICGNCGRSFAQWDQLVAHKRVHVAEALEEAAAKALGPRPRGRPAVTAPRPGGDAVDRPFQCACCGKRFRHKPNLIAHRRVHTGERPHQCPECGKRFTNKPYLTSHRRIHTGEKPYPCTECGRRFRHKPNLLSHSKIHKRSEGSAPGVPGAGSPQLPAGPQEASSEPPPAEAPLKPALEPAPEAPGAPPRAPAAATPSLFGCEDCGRSFRLERFLRAHQRQHTGERPFSCAECGKNFGKKTHLVAHSRVHSGERPFACEECGRRFSQGSHLAAHRRDHAPERPFVCPDCGKAFRHKPYLAAHRRIHTGEKPYVCPDCGKAFSQKSNLVSHRRIHTGERPYACPDCDRSFSQKSNLITHRKSHIRDGAFCCAICGQTFDDEEKLLAHQKKHDV; the protein is encoded by the coding sequence ATGCTGGAACGTCGCTGCAGGGGCCCCCTGGCCatgggcccagcccagcccaggctctCTGGGCCCTCCCAGAAGTTGCCCCCGACCCTGGAGAAGGAGCCCCGCGGGCTGAGGTTACAAGGCACTTCCGTGGCCCAGTCGGGCAGCCAAGCCCCGGGCAGGGCCCATCGCTGTGCCCACTGTCGAAGGCACTTCCCCGGCTGGGTGGCCCTGTGGCTTCATGCCCGACACTGCCAGGCccgcctgcccctgccctgtcctgAATGCGGCCGGCGCTTCCGGCACGCCCCCTTCTTGGCGCTGCACTGCCAGGTCCATGCCGCCGCCACCCCAGATCTGGGCTTCGCCTGCCACCTCTGCAGGCAGAGCTTCCGAGGTTGGGTGGCCCTGGTTCTGCATCTGCGAGCCCACTCGGCCGCAAAGCGGCCCATCGCCTGCCCTGAATGTGAGAGACGCTTCTGGCGACAAAAGCAGCTTCGAGCTCACGCGCGGAGGTGCCACCCCCCAGCCCCGGAGGCCCGGCCCTTCATATGTGGCAACTGTGGCCGCAGCTTTGCCCAGTGGGACCAGCTAGTTGCTCACAAGCGGGTTCACGTAGCCGaggccctggaggaggcagcagcCAAGGCTCTGGGGCCCCGGCCTAGGGGCCGCCCGGCCGTGACCGCCCCCCGGCCCGGTGGAGACGCGGTCGACCGCCCCTTCCAGTGTGCCTGCTGCGGCAAGCGCTTTCGGCACAAGCCCAACTTGATCGCCCACCGCCGCGTGCACACGGGCGAGCGGCCCCACCAGTGCCCCGAATGCGGGAAGCGCTTCACCAATAAGCCCTACCTGACCTCACACCGGCGCATCCACACTGGCGAGAAGCCCTACCCGTGCACGGAGTGCGGGCGCCGCTTCCGCCACAAACCCAACCTGCTGTCTCACAGCAAGATCCACAAGCGGTCCGAAGGGTCCGCGCCGGGCGTCCCCGGCGCGGGGAGCCCCCAGCTTCCGGCCGGCCCGCAGGAGGCCTCGTCGGAGCCCCCCCCCGCCGAGGCCCCGCTGAAACCCGCCCTTGAGCCTGCGCCCGAGGCCCCGGGAGCGCCCCCGCGGGCCCCGGCGGCCGCGACCCCCTCGCTCTTCGGCTGCGAAGACTGTGGCCGCAGCTTCCGGCTGGAGCGCTTCCTGCGGGCCCACCAGCGGCAGCACACCGGGGAGCGGCCCTTCTCCTGCGCCGAGTGCGGGAAGAACTTCGGCAAGAAGACGCACCTGGTGGCGCACTCCCGGGTGCACTCGGGCGAGCGGCCCTTCGCCTGCGAGGAGTGCGGGCGCCGCTTCTCCCAGGGCAGCCACCTGGCCGCCCACCGGCGCGACCATGCCCCCGAGCGGCCCTTCGTCTGCCCGGACTGCGGCAAGGCTTTCCGCCACAAGCCCTACCTGGCGGCCCACCGGCGCATCCACACCGGCGAGAAGCCCTACGTGTGCCCGGACTGCGGCAAAGCCTTCAGCCAGAAGTCCAACCTGGTGTCCCATCGGCGCATCCACACGGGCGAGCGCCCCTACGCCTGCCCCGACTGCGACCGGAGCTTCAGCCAGAAGTCCAATCTCATCACCCACCGCAAGAGCCACATCCGGGACGGCGCCTTCTGCTGCGCCATCTGCGGC
- the REPIN1 gene encoding replication initiator 1 isoform X1 yields the protein MGVGVSLLLQFSLTSGGYQSVGRSRRYSRRSIPRNIPRRSWKKPHLQLYGLQAEEEPMLERRCRGPLAMGPAQPRLSGPSQKLPPTLEKEPRGLRLQGTSVAQSGSQAPGRAHRCAHCRRHFPGWVALWLHARHCQARLPLPCPECGRRFRHAPFLALHCQVHAAATPDLGFACHLCRQSFRGWVALVLHLRAHSAAKRPIACPECERRFWRQKQLRAHARRCHPPAPEARPFICGNCGRSFAQWDQLVAHKRVHVAEALEEAAAKALGPRPRGRPAVTAPRPGGDAVDRPFQCACCGKRFRHKPNLIAHRRVHTGERPHQCPECGKRFTNKPYLTSHRRIHTGEKPYPCTECGRRFRHKPNLLSHSKIHKRSEGSAPGVPGAGSPQLPAGPQEASSEPPPAEAPLKPALEPAPEAPGAPPRAPAAATPSLFGCEDCGRSFRLERFLRAHQRQHTGERPFSCAECGKNFGKKTHLVAHSRVHSGERPFACEECGRRFSQGSHLAAHRRDHAPERPFVCPDCGKAFRHKPYLAAHRRIHTGEKPYVCPDCGKAFSQKSNLVSHRRIHTGERPYACPDCDRSFSQKSNLITHRKSHIRDGAFCCAICGQTFDDEEKLLAHQKKHDV from the exons ATGGGGGTAGGGGTGTCTTTACTGCTGCAGTTTTCTCTGACATCTGGGGGCTACCAGAGTGTGGGCCGAAGCAGGCGCTACAGCCGCAGAAGTATCCCCAGGAACATCCCCCGGAGGAGCTGGAAAAAGCCTCATCTCCAGCTCTACGGTCTGCAGG CAGAGGAAGAACCCATGCTGGAACGTCGCTGCAGGGGCCCCCTGGCCatgggcccagcccagcccaggctctCTGGGCCCTCCCAGAAGTTGCCCCCGACCCTGGAGAAGGAGCCCCGCGGGCTGAGGTTACAAGGCACTTCCGTGGCCCAGTCGGGCAGCCAAGCCCCGGGCAGGGCCCATCGCTGTGCCCACTGTCGAAGGCACTTCCCCGGCTGGGTGGCCCTGTGGCTTCATGCCCGACACTGCCAGGCccgcctgcccctgccctgtcctgAATGCGGCCGGCGCTTCCGGCACGCCCCCTTCTTGGCGCTGCACTGCCAGGTCCATGCCGCCGCCACCCCAGATCTGGGCTTCGCCTGCCACCTCTGCAGGCAGAGCTTCCGAGGTTGGGTGGCCCTGGTTCTGCATCTGCGAGCCCACTCGGCCGCAAAGCGGCCCATCGCCTGCCCTGAATGTGAGAGACGCTTCTGGCGACAAAAGCAGCTTCGAGCTCACGCGCGGAGGTGCCACCCCCCAGCCCCGGAGGCCCGGCCCTTCATATGTGGCAACTGTGGCCGCAGCTTTGCCCAGTGGGACCAGCTAGTTGCTCACAAGCGGGTTCACGTAGCCGaggccctggaggaggcagcagcCAAGGCTCTGGGGCCCCGGCCTAGGGGCCGCCCGGCCGTGACCGCCCCCCGGCCCGGTGGAGACGCGGTCGACCGCCCCTTCCAGTGTGCCTGCTGCGGCAAGCGCTTTCGGCACAAGCCCAACTTGATCGCCCACCGCCGCGTGCACACGGGCGAGCGGCCCCACCAGTGCCCCGAATGCGGGAAGCGCTTCACCAATAAGCCCTACCTGACCTCACACCGGCGCATCCACACTGGCGAGAAGCCCTACCCGTGCACGGAGTGCGGGCGCCGCTTCCGCCACAAACCCAACCTGCTGTCTCACAGCAAGATCCACAAGCGGTCCGAAGGGTCCGCGCCGGGCGTCCCCGGCGCGGGGAGCCCCCAGCTTCCGGCCGGCCCGCAGGAGGCCTCGTCGGAGCCCCCCCCCGCCGAGGCCCCGCTGAAACCCGCCCTTGAGCCTGCGCCCGAGGCCCCGGGAGCGCCCCCGCGGGCCCCGGCGGCCGCGACCCCCTCGCTCTTCGGCTGCGAAGACTGTGGCCGCAGCTTCCGGCTGGAGCGCTTCCTGCGGGCCCACCAGCGGCAGCACACCGGGGAGCGGCCCTTCTCCTGCGCCGAGTGCGGGAAGAACTTCGGCAAGAAGACGCACCTGGTGGCGCACTCCCGGGTGCACTCGGGCGAGCGGCCCTTCGCCTGCGAGGAGTGCGGGCGCCGCTTCTCCCAGGGCAGCCACCTGGCCGCCCACCGGCGCGACCATGCCCCCGAGCGGCCCTTCGTCTGCCCGGACTGCGGCAAGGCTTTCCGCCACAAGCCCTACCTGGCGGCCCACCGGCGCATCCACACCGGCGAGAAGCCCTACGTGTGCCCGGACTGCGGCAAAGCCTTCAGCCAGAAGTCCAACCTGGTGTCCCATCGGCGCATCCACACGGGCGAGCGCCCCTACGCCTGCCCCGACTGCGACCGGAGCTTCAGCCAGAAGTCCAATCTCATCACCCACCGCAAGAGCCACATCCGGGACGGCGCCTTCTGCTGCGCCATCTGCGGC